A single region of the Phycisphaerae bacterium genome encodes:
- a CDS encoding HlyD family efflux transporter periplasmic adaptor subunit, with the protein MAVDSSNSIPNLAARLRQTRVDLRRDLEISRHVFRGAPSYVVRDPVTGQSHCFSLADYRVLVSLDSNRPLGKIFETLVSSGDLLDTQEDRFYEFILFLHRASFLNLPITDGRSLYRRYKARRSAKQRARVFSFVYLDIPFWNPDAFLGRTLRLARPLFSRWFFVAWLMLVVGAVCTGFSRRHELLDPLSGLLAAQNLVIMWFTLVGLKLIHELGHAYACKYYGLHVPTLGVYLVAGVPCAYVDASASWSLTDRRKRIVICLAGMYFETIVSSMAMFVWAMTPPGLLNATAFNVIFLASAATVVFNINPLMRYDGYFVLCDLCEIANLGQRANEYVAAMLKKWLLGIPRQEPIQERRLRLILLTYGLLAPCYRVLVLIAITTVLASRFFMVGLTLGVVYLGYMLARLLKQLTDYLWRAEETAPVRRRAVALSVAAIVGAPCLAATIPVRLAVQTSGVVFAGEETVVRAETPGFVVAVNAQSGQAVTTGVRLVQFSNDSVTEQLAEAQARLVAAEVRRDAYRLSEPAKAIEEQQRVAAYRQEVQRRTQQAAALEVYAPADGHLVTCLRPTDVGCHIPAGGEIATIVSGAAEVRALVSEDDVFAVRPRVGQMVECRVASEANRIMTGVIERVSAAGDRRIELPTLTHVAGGDIAVTADSGEAMQPYFLLVVRLAHDDTLTLGHGMTATICLPARRESIGIHLYRRVSRFITTIRKA; encoded by the coding sequence ATGGCTGTAGACTCCTCCAATTCGATTCCGAATCTCGCCGCGAGGCTTCGGCAGACGCGTGTGGACCTTCGCCGCGACCTCGAGATCAGTCGGCATGTGTTCCGCGGCGCGCCGTCCTATGTGGTGCGCGATCCGGTGACCGGACAGAGCCACTGTTTCAGCCTTGCCGACTACCGTGTTCTCGTCAGCCTGGACTCGAACCGGCCGCTCGGCAAGATCTTCGAAACCCTGGTCAGCAGCGGTGATCTGCTGGACACCCAGGAGGACCGCTTCTACGAGTTCATCCTCTTCCTTCATCGAGCGAGTTTCCTCAACCTGCCCATCACCGACGGCCGGTCGCTTTATCGCAGGTACAAAGCCCGGCGTTCAGCTAAGCAGCGGGCCAGGGTGTTCAGTTTCGTTTACCTCGATATACCATTCTGGAACCCCGATGCATTCCTTGGCCGGACCCTCCGGCTCGCAAGACCGCTCTTCAGCCGATGGTTCTTTGTCGCTTGGCTCATGCTCGTTGTCGGGGCGGTCTGCACCGGCTTCTCCCGCCGTCACGAGTTACTGGACCCCCTGTCCGGTCTTCTGGCCGCCCAGAATCTGGTGATCATGTGGTTCACGCTCGTCGGCCTGAAGCTGATCCATGAACTCGGTCACGCCTACGCGTGCAAGTACTATGGCCTGCACGTGCCCACGCTCGGCGTGTACCTCGTAGCCGGAGTCCCTTGCGCGTACGTCGATGCTTCCGCATCCTGGAGCCTGACCGACCGGCGCAAGCGAATCGTGATCTGCCTCGCCGGCATGTACTTCGAGACGATCGTCTCGTCGATGGCCATGTTCGTTTGGGCCATGACGCCGCCCGGCCTGCTGAATGCGACTGCGTTCAATGTCATCTTTCTGGCCAGCGCGGCGACGGTCGTGTTCAATATCAACCCGCTCATGCGGTACGACGGGTACTTCGTGCTGTGCGATCTCTGCGAGATCGCCAATCTCGGTCAGCGGGCGAACGAGTACGTGGCCGCCATGCTGAAGAAATGGCTGCTGGGCATTCCTCGGCAGGAGCCAATCCAGGAACGGCGGCTGCGTCTGATCCTCCTGACTTACGGACTGCTGGCCCCCTGTTACCGCGTCCTTGTTCTCATCGCGATCACGACCGTGCTTGCCTCGCGGTTCTTCATGGTCGGCCTGACTCTGGGCGTGGTGTACCTTGGATACATGCTGGCAAGGCTCCTGAAGCAGCTGACGGACTACCTGTGGCGGGCGGAGGAAACGGCGCCGGTGCGCCGGCGTGCCGTCGCACTCAGTGTGGCAGCCATTGTCGGAGCTCCCTGCCTGGCGGCGACCATTCCTGTGAGACTGGCCGTTCAAACATCAGGTGTGGTTTTTGCGGGCGAGGAAACCGTGGTTCGCGCAGAAACGCCCGGCTTTGTTGTGGCCGTCAACGCCCAGAGCGGTCAGGCCGTCACGACCGGCGTCCGCCTTGTCCAGTTCAGCAATGACTCCGTCACAGAGCAGCTTGCGGAAGCTCAAGCCCGCCTGGTGGCAGCCGAGGTGCGACGTGATGCGTACCGCTTGAGCGAACCCGCGAAGGCGATCGAGGAGCAGCAGCGGGTGGCCGCGTACCGGCAGGAAGTTCAAAGGCGAACTCAGCAGGCGGCGGCTCTCGAGGTGTACGCACCAGCCGACGGCCATCTGGTCACATGCCTTCGGCCCACCGACGTGGGCTGCCACATACCGGCAGGCGGCGAGATCGCCACGATCGTCTCCGGGGCCGCCGAGGTTCGTGCATTGGTCAGTGAGGATGATGTGTTCGCCGTCCGTCCACGAGTCGGGCAAATGGTCGAGTGCCGGGTCGCCAGCGAAGCCAACAGGATCATGACCGGCGTCATCGAGCGGGTGAGTGCGGCAGGCGACCGCCGAATAGAGCTGCCCACGCTGACACACGTAGCGGGCGGCGACATCGCCGTCACGGCTGACAGTGGCGAAGCCATGCAACCCTATTTTCTGCTCGTGGTCCGCCTGGCACACGACGACACCCTCACTCTGGGCCATGGGATGACGGCAACGATCTGCCTGCCGGCGCGTCGGGAGTCGATTGGTATTCACCTCTACCGGCGAGTCTCGCGTTTCATCACCACGATCCGCAAGGCCTGA
- a CDS encoding PilZ domain-containing protein, with protein sequence MFEAFENGPASKDITDALEFVEDLERNTAEEVRRQRSHTRFQIRTAVTLQPGNSSERNKHQVNGMTADISEGGGKVLLPEPCGVGDIYLLSFNRQELDLPITFARCVRCSLIRENAFEVGFRFFAPVELPAALLA encoded by the coding sequence ATGTTCGAGGCTTTTGAAAACGGACCGGCATCCAAAGACATCACCGACGCCCTGGAGTTCGTCGAGGATCTCGAACGCAACACCGCAGAGGAGGTACGTCGGCAGAGGAGTCACACTCGCTTCCAGATCAGGACGGCGGTAACGCTCCAACCGGGCAACTCGAGCGAGCGGAACAAACACCAGGTAAACGGAATGACCGCGGACATCTCGGAGGGCGGCGGCAAGGTGCTGCTGCCGGAGCCCTGCGGTGTTGGTGACATCTACCTGCTCAGCTTCAACCGACAGGAGCTTGATCTGCCGATCACGTTTGCGCGCTGTGTGCGCTGCAGCCTCATTCGCGAGAACGCCTTCGAGGTGGGTTTCCGTTTCTTCGCGCCTGTCGAGTTGCCGGCAGCGCTGCTCGCCTGA
- a CDS encoding HlyD family efflux transporter periplasmic adaptor subunit: MSTDTPTITTPGNAKAARSNLHETILAIAADCVSRQAFFSEALKCIARETESPFAAISIQFASDIIEDQQHTGNTDPNFWRPMVEDYLTIAIGSGQPQAKLLSARHSSLQLGLIAVPVRGAEGTVVGGLSLVARMSEEDVRVRVTMMESAAALMMHAARGIEKDRVSGARRTMGQNRALAKAATCETPEELAFTIANSLRNNLGCEHVAIGIVRRRRVRILSVSGQDEIHGDSPGMLAIQQAMEECLDFGRPIVYQAQQPLSSEGERVGFCLHRSWHQVAKNAPVSSIPLRIEDRCVAILSIQHRESASFSPEVIRQISETVQPFGAAFLLLQKASRSLPRHAVEVVGGVCRALANPRHHGARIALAAGAALACWLVLGTLEHTVYVNFTVQPGQLRHVSLPYDATLADVRKTAGDRVAKGEILCQLDERELGLQRAERLAELAVAEQEAQRAKATKTPVDARLAETQVELIRAQLAVVESRIERATIRSPMDGVVIEGDLRTKVGSIMSQGAPLFRIAPLKGWKLELRVPEAAISGIRPGLSGRYACHARPETSYEFQLSRLQPNAVVRDGEVAFVAEAELENAPAWARPGMEGVARISVGRRPAWWVMFHSAVDYVRLRLWL, from the coding sequence ATGAGTACAGACACGCCCACCATCACGACGCCGGGCAATGCTAAGGCAGCACGGTCGAATCTGCACGAGACCATCCTGGCCATAGCAGCGGACTGCGTGTCGCGGCAGGCCTTCTTCTCTGAAGCCCTCAAGTGCATCGCGAGGGAGACGGAAAGCCCGTTTGCAGCGATTTCCATTCAGTTTGCATCGGACATCATCGAGGACCAGCAGCATACGGGCAACACCGACCCCAACTTCTGGCGCCCCATGGTCGAGGACTACCTCACCATCGCCATCGGTTCAGGACAACCCCAGGCGAAACTCCTCAGCGCCCGCCACTCATCGCTCCAGCTCGGCCTGATCGCCGTCCCCGTTCGCGGGGCCGAAGGAACGGTGGTCGGGGGTCTTTCGCTTGTGGCCCGCATGAGCGAGGAGGACGTACGGGTCCGTGTCACCATGATGGAGTCCGCCGCCGCGTTGATGATGCACGCAGCACGTGGAATCGAGAAGGATCGCGTCTCCGGAGCGAGGCGAACCATGGGCCAGAACCGGGCCCTCGCCAAGGCGGCAACGTGCGAGACCCCCGAGGAACTGGCGTTTACGATTGCCAACTCGCTGCGGAACAACCTCGGCTGCGAGCACGTGGCGATCGGCATCGTGCGTCGCCGGCGGGTTCGCATCCTGTCCGTTTCCGGCCAGGACGAGATCCATGGCGACAGTCCCGGAATGCTGGCGATCCAGCAAGCCATGGAGGAATGTCTCGATTTCGGCCGCCCGATCGTCTACCAGGCCCAGCAACCCTTGTCGTCCGAGGGAGAGAGGGTCGGCTTCTGCCTCCACCGGAGTTGGCACCAGGTGGCGAAGAACGCACCAGTCAGCTCCATCCCGCTGAGAATCGAGGATCGTTGCGTTGCGATTCTCAGCATTCAGCACAGGGAATCGGCATCGTTTTCCCCGGAAGTCATTCGACAGATCAGTGAGACGGTCCAACCTTTTGGGGCGGCGTTCCTGCTGCTCCAGAAGGCGAGCCGCAGTCTGCCGAGACATGCGGTCGAAGTCGTTGGGGGCGTGTGCCGTGCCTTGGCGAACCCGAGGCATCACGGCGCCAGGATCGCCCTGGCCGCGGGCGCGGCCCTGGCGTGCTGGTTGGTGCTCGGCACGCTGGAGCACACCGTGTACGTCAACTTCACCGTGCAACCAGGGCAGTTGCGACATGTGAGCTTGCCTTACGATGCCACCCTCGCGGATGTCAGGAAAACGGCCGGCGATCGTGTCGCCAAGGGCGAGATACTGTGCCAGCTGGACGAGCGGGAACTTGGCCTTCAGCGGGCGGAGCGCCTGGCGGAACTCGCGGTAGCCGAGCAGGAGGCCCAGCGGGCCAAGGCGACGAAGACACCGGTGGATGCTCGCCTTGCTGAAACCCAGGTAGAGCTGATTCGCGCGCAGCTTGCGGTCGTCGAAAGCCGGATTGAGCGAGCGACCATCCGGAGTCCAATGGACGGCGTAGTGATCGAGGGTGATCTCAGGACGAAGGTCGGCAGCATCATGTCCCAGGGCGCGCCGCTCTTCCGGATTGCCCCCTTGAAGGGCTGGAAGCTCGAGCTTCGCGTGCCCGAGGCGGCGATTTCGGGTATCCGCCCGGGCTTGTCGGGACGCTACGCCTGCCATGCCCGTCCGGAAACTTCGTACGAATTCCAATTGAGCCGCCTGCAACCCAATGCGGTGGTGCGGGACGGAGAAGTGGCTTTCGTCGCCGAGGCCGAACTCGAAAATGCCCCCGCCTGGGCCCGTCCGGGCATGGAGGGTGTCGCCCGAATCTCCGTCGGCCGGCGTCCGGCATGGTGGGTGATGTTCCACTCGGCAGTTGATTACGTGCGGCTGCGTCTATGGCTGTAG
- a CDS encoding efflux RND transporter periplasmic adaptor subunit codes for MSTANGAADKLPVGFTAPLRKASLASLQKGRICIIAAEEGHHVRKGDVLVGLDMAVQKAQTECARLDAESTLKIDLARVEFEYAQSEVNRLTKLNKETAASDRELREAQARLDAARLNQEIAKHDHLKAQQTYQINSELLAQRELRAPFSGFVTARLKEVGESVEELESVIRLEQTDTLLVNVDCPLALGRAARHGQRAEVKPIDSRWETRTGTVKSVGPVADAGSQTVRIRLEVPNEDGGWIAGLMVAVDFTTKTASTVSTSAPSRLATTSQPAADTAARTARGRSSEAGEDVRGF; via the coding sequence GTGTCGACGGCAAACGGCGCGGCCGATAAACTGCCTGTCGGTTTCACAGCCCCCCTGCGAAAGGCCAGTCTGGCGAGTCTCCAGAAAGGCCGTATCTGCATCATCGCGGCCGAAGAAGGCCATCACGTCCGGAAGGGTGACGTTCTTGTGGGTCTGGACATGGCTGTTCAGAAGGCTCAGACAGAGTGTGCGCGCCTTGATGCCGAGTCCACGCTGAAAATCGACCTTGCTCGAGTCGAGTTCGAATACGCGCAGAGCGAAGTGAATCGGCTCACCAAGTTGAACAAAGAGACCGCGGCATCCGATCGCGAGTTGCGCGAAGCGCAGGCCAGGCTCGATGCGGCGCGCCTCAACCAAGAGATCGCCAAGCACGACCACCTGAAAGCCCAACAGACTTATCAGATCAACAGTGAACTCCTTGCCCAGCGCGAACTGCGGGCGCCGTTCTCCGGCTTCGTCACCGCCAGGCTGAAGGAAGTGGGCGAGAGTGTCGAGGAGCTCGAGTCAGTGATTCGCCTTGAGCAGACCGATACGCTCCTGGTCAATGTGGACTGTCCGCTGGCCTTGGGACGAGCGGCACGCCACGGCCAACGAGCCGAAGTCAAGCCGATCGACTCACGATGGGAAACACGCACGGGCACGGTCAAGTCCGTGGGTCCCGTGGCCGATGCCGGGAGCCAGACGGTGAGGATCCGGCTGGAGGTCCCCAACGAGGACGGAGGCTGGATCGCCGGGCTTATGGTTGCCGTGGACTTCACGACCAAGACCGCGTCGACGGTCAGTACGTCGGCTCCGTCAAGGCTCGCGACGACCTCGCAGCCAGCGGCGGACACGGCGGCTAGGACCGCACGAGGGCGAAGCAGCGAGGCAGGCGAAGATGTTCGAGGCTTTTGA